The sequence below is a genomic window from Ciceribacter thiooxidans.
GGGTGGACGCAGGAGATATCCAGCATTTCCGTGGAGAAACGAAATTGTCGGAACTGGCAACCGTTATAGGTCGAAAGAATATTGCCCAAGCGCTTGAAAGGGTTCATCCAAAATGGTTATCTCGCGGGGACTGCTGCTCGGTGGGTGAGGGAGCTTTCCTGTCGGGGCAGGTCTAAAGGGAGGTTTTACTTTTATGGATCGTCGTTCATTCATCAAGAAGGCCGGGGTAACGGGTGCAGGCGTTGCTGCGTCCACCGTTCTGGCTGCACCGGCCATTGCCCAGGAAAATCCGAAGATCACCTGGCGCCTGACGTCTTCGTTCCCCAAGTCGCTCGATACCATTTTCGGTGGTGCGACCGATATCGCCGAGCGCGTCGCAGCAGCGACCGACGGCAATTTCAATATCCAGGTCTTCGCTGCCGGTGAAATCGTGCCCGGTCTCCAGGCCGTCGATGCAGTGTCAGCCGGCACCGTCGAAGCGGCCCATACCACGTCCTATTATTTCTGGGGCAAGGAACCGACCTTCGCGTTCGGCACCGCCATTCCCTTCGGCCTCAATGCGCGCATGTCGAACGCCTGGTTCTACCAGGGCAACGGCAACACGCTGATGAACGAATTCTATGCCACGCAGGGTCTCTATGGCCTTCCGGCGGGCAATACGGGCGTTCAGATGGGCGGCTGGTTCCGTAAGGAAATCAACACCGTCGATGATCTCAAGGGTCTGAAGATGCGTATCGCCGGCCTCGCCGGCAAGGTGCTGGAGAAGGTCGGCGTCGTGCCGCAGCAGCTCGCCGGCGGCGACATCTATCCGGCGCTCGAAAAGGGTACGATCGATGCGGCCGAGTTCGTCGGTCCCTATGACGACCAGAAGCTCGGCTTCCACAAGGTTGCCAAGTACTACTACTATCCGGGCTTCTGGGAAGCCGGCCCGGTTGTTCACGGCTTCTTCAATCTCGAGAAGTTCAACAACCTGCCGAAGAACTACCAGGCGATCCTGCAGGACGCCTGCGCATTCGCCAACACCAACATGATGGCGAAGTACGACGCCAAGAACCCGCCGGCCTTGAAGCAGCTCGTCGCCGAGGGAACGGTGCTGCGCCCGTTCAGCCAGGAAATCCTGGAAGCCTGCTACCAGGCTGCCGTCGGGATCTACGCGGACCTGTCGGCCCAGAGCCCGCACTTCAAGAAGGTCTACGACGATCAGCTGGCGTTCAAGAAGGATGCCTACCTCTGGGCTCAGCTCGGCGAGTACACCTTCGATACCTTCATGATGATCCAGCAGCGCGCCGGCAAGCTCTAAGCTCCGGTTCGCAAGCTCACATGCCGAGCCCCGGGAGCGATCCCGGGGCTCTTCTTTTTGTCGTGACATGCGGGAAGTGCAGT
It includes:
- a CDS encoding TRAP transporter substrate-binding protein, translated to MDRRSFIKKAGVTGAGVAASTVLAAPAIAQENPKITWRLTSSFPKSLDTIFGGATDIAERVAAATDGNFNIQVFAAGEIVPGLQAVDAVSAGTVEAAHTTSYYFWGKEPTFAFGTAIPFGLNARMSNAWFYQGNGNTLMNEFYATQGLYGLPAGNTGVQMGGWFRKEINTVDDLKGLKMRIAGLAGKVLEKVGVVPQQLAGGDIYPALEKGTIDAAEFVGPYDDQKLGFHKVAKYYYYPGFWEAGPVVHGFFNLEKFNNLPKNYQAILQDACAFANTNMMAKYDAKNPPALKQLVAEGTVLRPFSQEILEACYQAAVGIYADLSAQSPHFKKVYDDQLAFKKDAYLWAQLGEYTFDTFMMIQQRAGKL